One window of the Zea mays cultivar B73 chromosome 3, Zm-B73-REFERENCE-NAM-5.0, whole genome shotgun sequence genome contains the following:
- the LOC100502303 gene encoding uncharacterized protein isoform X21 — protein MDLAGMKRRELQALCKRHGLPAGGTNADLVGRLDAVLSGPAVVEEEVAGVPARKGCLKQTGGGATEAKKVTFGAEVGKARRLRSRVIWSPVVAKTRGKSARAGTDSAAEDGISADVGADVPVRRSRRNSFNPAEAEEAGEAVAVDRKPKRKNQENDEGVAVIAQARVTRRSNLEWSATVLPPAVEKKRGRQNAAESDVQKSALVEVTARTTRSRSIVPVVVPPTVVENKRRKTGDPQTTVELTMLSDVPRSDFPATRSLRNKIVHVNNSVVDETHTTRQLENKMRPSTRRHQQVASSPEDKGQKIPATSKSPLLRWSRRNYSEANSANSVNIKLAKDSSTAQPLAHHNSHSEDLEKQPAVKEPIKRSTRKSIALAALEKEKDVIEGKNPEAHVRRSTRKSVVQVKDTKSIVEETQYANSEDVAKQPATKGPARGLRRKSVITELHEKEKSLIAEKNMETDEAILTRKPVIPVKNIKAVGEGIQIGKGKDVDKQFVVKQPTRRSSRKSVLPDMLENNSGLLAPKMNAEMNVRRSTRKSVLPDMHNEKQDHHKMARNENLQSGKYQDGEKQQKVKDSIRQSRRSIATVLLEGQNNDEGKKFKNPTRRTTHKSHALNAVEEVSMDHIEVGEEGLKLRKRSRFLLEISSSANVSWKHQNAQISNEKDNTEGSQQASNCTTSKRRSSKKRRTTAPEEVMPFKVANDDIVIMEETKDTLEYNNESSSKVQEICQVNAAREEFSSGPLLVTVAPSDEICTVQSVAVVIPGSESGDDANQSSDKSKQPQEHSVTQTVDDHLSETRSGKLDQSTCITGLVSDNCVVSEDKTLMSEDREEQSPVSGEQRVSLEANANEPEEKNLANVTSTDLHTKSLQHDIDRIAKETDKEVLAQENCNDQPVPAQTDQEIKLNDELADPDVLAQENCNDQPVPAQTDLEIKLHDELADPDHEEQSPVSGERRVSLEANANEPEEKNLANVISIDLHTKSLQHDNGRIAEETDKEHEEKYAVSPIAVEKSFRQEASAIESAGKPLTVIFSNDLHTKHLQHDCDVLIKETGEEVLAQENCNDQPVPAQTDLEIKLNDELADPDVLAQENCNDQPVPANEPEEKNLANVISTDLHTKTLQHDNDRIAEETDKDHEEQSNVFGERRVSLEANANEPEEKNLANVISTDLHTKTLQHDNDRIAEETDKDHEEQSNVSGERRVSLEANANEPEEKNLANVISTDLHTKTLQHDNDRIAEETDKDVSSLVFPIEEHEEKYAVSPIAVEKSVSREASACESAGKPLTVIFSNDLHTKHLQHDCDVLIKETGEDVLAQENCNDQPVPAQTDLEMKLNDELADPEVLAQENCNDQPVLAQTDLETKLNDELADLAMESGCSITERNEGLVAHNLDQEGFLEATPECKQECGLPEETVISSKETGSLLCADQSPIGLESLFSQESIVESVGHCALASATTHTENGFDDSKDCHNKSALENVHVPEPCSHNDTKGGIFKNVDCMHTSQRDDRMEGVPEANTDEEHVLSAFLLDANHLNVVINSEEVVCEGEDSKELLHSEDCKASSEKTDVNDGNVYGISDAVVRCALHAPADDNYEIFLGPNTDVPRQVYNDGCSDVKEDRFASKPWTIDIIEDASVKERSNLKDWQLDSKLEGTEIVESGLYFNKDIGNILHSGSIGEITPSGSGLSKDSSVDYRGEVLDGFSMEASLERSSTRGEQNGCRLDAIENPSITLATSGYKHEGALSEEAVYTKKNYAGTCLSNPRELIMELQSHFSKENINESDPHDSLVFPTAENSADEQLVKVHHGSNLSQLGLTDLLDGPIGCSNTDVLCQCDNHKNQSNEDKVEEVEAVSAAKYIESEVVLLPSQERSNLNNEQLNTKLESPNIMGSCLNCDNDVCNTSDNGSVFVIGKRTPSASGLPEDYPKDSDLQQPVLDSFSVVSSFQDNISGKKTVSGVAGSEILSLSLATPDYKHEDGFSEEAVCRTKNYTGTSSVDPRHLDMEGHSIYSEGDTYQGPCQDLGRHEEQESCMSIPMQAKESGGVLRSSHTKGSVTAAQIDLAGDAHLIVSDNAAAKQVFSEEKEETKSISSSDIDILHEKSYSSGHDDHAACAAETQFYHPQKASISDGLHLGPSSLQVESLDALDSDILYVNTGVLEQHHKEGYYEPSVYQITSGICTMSEAEPFEVLETGKDVKTPSKLDEQLNPGLDGDEAEKHSLDCGTDTSPVMSKRTLSSPGSGPCQQYVNESTTSTQSTDNHPNDLPAPRSPEQSACFQNDNDSGSVGICQSSRRRGIDELCGKLQSFKVSSAVKGSYVAMGAPRPKPGDSTSRSAAALLRNIENTTAVKAGRPPVKPNADGKDSSRRALQPISGRPDSR, from the exons TCATATGGTCGCCGGTCGTTGCCAAGACAAGGGGGAAGTCTGCTCGAGCCGGTACTGATTCTGCTGCTGAAGACGGTATTTCTGCAGATGTGGGCGCTGATGTCCCAGTGAGGCGGTCCAGGAGGAATTCGTTCAATCCTGCCGAGGCTGAGGAAGCAGGAGAGGCTGTTGCTGTTGACAGGAAGCCCAAGCGCAAGAATCAGGAGAATGACGAGGGCGTTGCTGTTATCGCTCAGGCTAGAGTTACGAGAAGGTCAAATTTGGAGTGGTCTGCTACTGTATTGCCTCCTGCTGTTGAGAAGAAGAGAGGGAGGCAGAATGCAGCTGAGTCTGATGTGCAGAAGTCCGCTCTGGTGGAAGTAACAGCTAGGACTACAAGGTCTCGCTCAATCGTACCTGTTGTGGTGCCACCCACTGTGGTTGAGAACAAGAGGAGGAAGACTGGAGATCCACAAACAACTGTAGAGTTGACTATGCTTTCAGATGTGCCCAGAAGTGATTTTCCTGCCACCAGGTCTTTAAGGAACAAAATTGTCCACGTTAACAACAGCGTCGTGGACGAAACTCACACTACCAGGCAGTTGGAAAACAAGATGCGTCCGTCTACTCGTAGGCATCAACAGGTTGCATCTTCTCCGGAGGATAAAGGTCAAAAAATTCCTGCTACCAGTAAGTCCCCTCTACTGAGGTGGTCACGGAGAAACTATTCTGAGGCCAATAGTGCAAATTCAGTAAACATCAAATTGGCCAAAGACTCGAGCACAGCTCAGCCATTGGCACACCATAATTCTCATTCTGAAGATTTGGAGAAACAACCAGCAGTTAAAGAACCAATTAAACGGTCAACACGTAAATCTATTGCTTTGGCTGCACTTGAGAAAGAGAAGGATGTAATTGAAGGAAAGAACCCTGAAGCACATGTTAGGCGATCAACGAGGAAATCAGTTGTGCAGGTTAAAGATACCAAAAGTATTGTTGAAGAGACTCAATATGCTAACAGTGAAGATGTGGCGAAGCAACCAGCAACTAAAGGACCTGCTAGGGGGCTGAGACGTAAATCTGTTATCACAGAATTGCATGAGAAAGAGAAGAGTCTCATTGCCGAAAAGAACATGGAAACAGATGAAGCGATATTAACGCGGAAGCCTGTAATCCCAGTTAaaaatattaaagctgttggtgaAGGAATTCAAATTGGTAAGGGCAAAGATGTGGATAAACAATTTGTTGTGAAGCAACCTACTAGGCGATCATCGCGCAAATCTGTGCTGCCTGATATGCTTGAGAATAATAGTGGACTTCTAGCACCCAAAATGAATGCTGAGATGAATGTTAGGAGATCAACACGGAAGTCTGTTCTTCCTGACATGCATAATGAGAAGCAAGATCACCATAAAATGGCTAGAAATGAGAACTTGCAAAGTGGTAAATATCAAGATGGTGAGAAGCAACAGAAAGTAAAAGATTCTATTAGGCAATCAAGGAGATCTATCGCTACAGTGCTACTTGAGGGACAAAATAATGATGAAGGAAAAAAGTTCAAAAATCCTACGAGGAGGACAACACACAAATCTCATGCCCTTAATGCAGTTGAAGAGGTCAGCATGGATCACATTGAAGTTGGTGAAGAAGGCTTGAAATTGAGGAAGCGCAGTAGGTTTTTGCTGGAAATATCATCTTCAGCTAATGTTTCCTGGAAGCATCAGAATGCACAGATCTCTAATGAAAAAGATAACACAGAAGGATCGCAGCAGGCATCAAATTGCACAACTTCAAAGAGAAGGTCTTCAAAGAAGAGACGAACAACTGCTCCAGAAGAAGTGATGCCTTTCAAGGTGGCAAATGATGACATAGTTATCATGGAAGAAACAAAGGACACACTTGAATATAATAATGAGTCTAGTAGTAAAGTTCAAGAAATTTGTCAGGTTAATGCTGCAAGAGAAGAGTTCTCTTCAGGTCCATTGCTTGTAACAGTAGCTCCTAGTGACGAAATTTGCACAGTGCAGAGTGTAGCTGTGGTGATACCTGGGTCAGAATCTGGTGACGATGCAAATCAAAGTTCTGATAAGAGTAAGCAACCTCAGGAACATTCTGTCACTCAAACTGTTGATGACCATTTATCTGAAACAAGAAGTGGGAAATTAGATCAATCAACATGCATCACAGGATTAGTCTCTGACAATTGTGTTGTCTCAGAGGACAAAACATTGATGAGTGAAG ACCGTGAAGAGCAAAGCCCTGTGTCCGGAGAACAGAGAGTTAGCTTGGAAGCAAATGCCAATGAGCCTGAGGAAAAGAACCTAGCTAACGTCACATCAACTGATCTCCACACCAAAAGTCTGCAGCATGATATTGACAGAATAGCTAAAGAGACTGATAAAG AAGTTTTAGCTCAGGAGAATTGTAATGACCAGCCTGTTCCTGCCCAGACTGACCAAGAAATTAAGTTAAACGATGAACTTGCTGATCCGG ATGTTTTAGCTCAGGAGAATTGTAATGACCAGCCCGTTCCTGCCCAGACTGACCTAGAAATTAAGTTACACGATGAACTTGCTGATCCGG ACCATGAAGAGCAAAGCCCTGTATCCGGAGAACGGAGAGTTAGCTTGGAAGCAAATGCCAACGAGCCTGAGGAAAAGAACCTAGCTAACGTCATATCAATTGATCTCCACACCAAAAGTCTGCAGCATGATAATGGCAGAATAGCTGAAGAGACTGATAAAG AGCATGAAGAAAAATATGCAGTTAGCCCTATAGCCGTTGAAAAGAGCTTCCGTCAGGAAGCAAGTGCAATTGAATCTGCAGGAAAACCCCTAACTGTCATCTTTTCTAACGATCTCCACACCAAACATCTGCAACATGATTGTGATGTGCTAATTAAGGAGACTGGTGAAG AAGTTTTAGCTCAGGAGAATTGTAATGACCAGCCTGTTCCTGCCCAGACCGACCTAGAAATTAAGTTAAATGATGAACTTGCTGATCCGG ATGTTTTAGCTCAGGAGAATTGTAATGACCAGCCTGTTCCTGCCAACGAGCCTGAGGAAAAGAACCTAGCTAACGTCATATCAACTGATCTCCACACCAAAACTCTGCAGCATGATAATGACAGAATAGCTGAAGAGACTGATAAAG ACCATGAAGAGCAAAGCAATGTGTTCGGAGAACGGAGAGTTAGCTTGGAAGCAAATGCCAACGAGCCTGAGGAAAAGAACCTAGCTAACGTCATATCAACTGATCTCCACACCAAAACTCTGCAGCATGATAATGACAGAATAGCTGAAGAGACTGATAAAG ACCATGAAGAGCAAAGCAATGTGTCCGGAGAACGGAGAGTTAGCTTGGAAGCAAATGCCAACGAGCCTGAGGAAAAGAACCTAGCTAACGTCATATCAACTGATCTCCACACCAAAACTCTGCAGCATGATAATGACAGAATAGCTGAAGAGACTGATAAAG ATGTTTCGTCTTTGGTTTTCCCTATTGAAGAGCATGAAGAAAAATATGCAGTGAGCCCTATAGCTGTTGAAAAGAGCGTCAGTCGGGAAGCCAGTGCATGTGAATCTGCAGGAAAACCCCTAACTGTCATCTTTTCTAACGATCTCCACACCAAACATCTGCAACATGATTGTGATGTGCTAATTAAGGAGACTGGTGAAG ATGTTTTAGCTCAGGAGAATTGTAATGACCAGCCTGTTCCGGCCCAGACTGACCTAGAAATGAAGTTAAACGATGAACTTGCTGATCCGG AAGTTTTAGCTCAGGAGAATTGTAATGACCAGCCTGTTCTTGCTCAGACTGACCTAGAAACTAAGTTAAACGATGAACTTGCTGATCTGGCTATGGAATCAGGTTGTAGCATTACTGAAAGGAATGAAGGGCTTGTTGCTCATAATCTTGATCAAGAAG GTTTCCTTGAAGCAACACCAGAGTGCAAACAGGAATGTGGTTTGCCTGAGGAGACAGTAATTTCCTCAAAAGAAACAGGATCTCTGCTGTGTGCAGATCAATCACCAATTGGTCTGGAATCTTTATTTTCGCAAGAAAGCATAGTTGAATCAGTGGGGCATTGTGCACTTGCTTCAGCAACAACTCATACCGAAAATGGCTTTGATGATTCAAAAGATTGCCATAACAAGTCTGCACTTGAAAATGTTCATGTGCCAGAACCTTGTTCACACAATGATACTAAAGGAGGCATTTTTAAAAATGTTGATTGTATGCATACATCCCAGCGAGATGATAGAATGGAAG gagtaccagaggctaacactgaTGAAGAACATGTTCTGTCAGCCTTTTTGCTGGATGCAAATCACCTAAACGT AGTCATTAATTCTGAAGAAGTGGTTTGTGAGGGTGAAGATAGTAAGGAGCTTCTCCATTCGGAAGACTGTAAAGCTTCATCCGAGAAAACAGATGTGAATG ATGGCAATGTATATGGTATTAGTGATGCTGTAGTGAGATGTGCACTGCATGCTCCAGCCGATGATAATTATGAGATTTTTTTGGGTCCCAATACTGATGTACCACGTCAGGTTTATAATGACGGATGCAGTGATGTCAAAGAAGATCGATTTGCTTCCAAACCCTGGACAATTGATATTATTGAGGATGCCTCTGTCAAAGAAAGATCAAATTTAAAAGATTGGCAACTTGATTCCAAGTTGGAGGGCACAGAAATAGTGGAATCTGGCCTTTACTTCAATAAGGATATTGGTAACATTTTACATAGTGGATCTATTGGTGAAATAACTCCATCTGGTTCTGGTTTATCAAAAGATTCATCTGTGGACTATAGAGGGGAGGTTTTAGATGGCTTCTCAATGGAAGCATCTCTTGAAAGGTCTTCTACACGTGGGGAACAAAATGGTTGTAGACTAG ATGCTATTGAGAATCCTTCAATTACTTTAGCAACTTCTGGTTATAAGCATGAAGGTGCTTTATCTGAGGAAGCAGTGTACACAAAGAAGAATTACGCTGGAACATGCTTGTCAAATCCCAGGGAATTAATCATGGAGCTGCAATCCCATTTCTCAAAGGAAAACATAAATGAATCTGATCCTCATGACAGCCTTGTATTCCCAACTGCTGAAAATTCAGCAGATGAACAGCTGGTTAAAGTACACCATGGTTCTAATCTGTCTCAGTTAGGATTAACTGATCTGTTGGATGGACCAATTGGGTGTTCCAATACCGACGTGTTGTGCCAGTGTGACAATcataaaaatcaatccaatgaggACAAGGTAGAGGAAGTTGAGGCGGTGTCTGCTGCTAAATACATAGAAAGTGAAGTTGTGCTGCTCCCATCTCAAGAGAGATCAAATTTGAATAATGAGCAGCTTAACACCAAGTTGGAAAGCCCAAACATTATGGGATCTTGCCTTAACTGTGATAACGATGTTTGTAATACTTCGGACAATGGATCTGTTTTTGTCATTGGTAAAAGAACTCCATCTGCTTCTGGCTTACCAGAAGATTATCCTAAGGATAGTGACTTGCAACAACCGGTTTTAGATAGCTTCTCAGTGGTTTCATCTTTTCAAGACAATATATCTGGGAAGAAAACTGTTTCTGGTGTAGCAG GCAGTGAGATTCTTTCTTTAAGTTTAGCAACTCCTGATTATAAACATGAAGATGGTTTCTCTGAGGAAGCAGTATGCAGAACAAAGAATTATACTGGAACTTCCTCGGTAGATCCGAGGCATTTAGACATGGAGGGGCACTCTATTTACTCTGAGGGAG ATACATACCAAGGTCCTTGTCAAGATCTAGGCAGACATGAAGAACAAGAGAGCTGCATGTCTATTCCTATGCAAGCCAAAGAAAGTGGAG GGGTTTTGAGGTCTAGCCACACGAAAGGGTCAGTTACAGCAGCCCAAATTGATTTGGCAGGTGATGCCCATCTTATTGTGAG TGATAATGCTGCTGCCAAGCAAGTGTTTAGTGAGGAGAAAGAGGAAACaaaatctatctcttcttcagatattgATATCCTTCATGAAAAATCATACTCCAGTGGACACG ATGACCATGCTGCTTGTGCTGCCGAAACTCAGTTCTACCATCCACAGAAAGCATCTATATCTGATGGACTACATTTGGGTCCTAGTTCTTTGCAAGTAGAATCACTGGATGCTTTGGATAGCGATATACTGTATGTTAACACAGGAGTTCTCGAGCAGCATCATAAAGAGGGTTACTATGAACCCAGTGTCTACCAAATCACTTCAGGCATTTGCACAATGTCTGAAGCTGAACCATTCGAAGTTTTAGAAACTGGAAAAGATGTAAAAACGCCATCTAAGCTAGATGAGCAACTTAATCCTGGGTTGGACGGAGATGAAGCTGAGAAACACAGCTTAGACTGTGGTACAGACACCAGTCCTGTGATGAGCAAGAGAACCCTTTCTTCACCAGGATCAG GACCATGCCAGCAGTATGTAAATGAAAGCACCACCAGTACACAGTCGACTGATAATCACCCAAACGACCTACCCGCTCCGAGATCTCCTGAACAATCCGCGTGTTTTCAGAATGACAACGATTCGGGTTCAGTAG GCATTTGTCAAAGCAGCAGGCGAAGAGGTATAGATGAACTTTGCGGTAAGCTGCAGAGTTTCAAAGTTTCCAGCGCCGTAAAAGGAAGCTACGTAGCTATGGGTGCACCTCGTCCGAAGCCTGGGGACAGCACGAGCCGATCTGCAGCCGCGCTGCTCAGGAACATAGAGAACACAACTGCTGTTAAAGCTGGCCGTCCTCCTGTCAAGCCAAACGCCGATGGTAAGGACTCGTCTAGGCGAGCCCTGCAGCCCATAAGCGGAAGGCCTGACAGTAGGTAG